The Acaryochloris thomasi RCC1774 nucleotide sequence TAGTTGCGAAATATCCTTTGCCATCTCTTTCGTTAGTTCCAGATTTCGCGGCTTCTTTCTTGCCAATTTTTAAACCTTCGAAGGCGAGGGTCAGCTCTTCTACAGCCACCGTATTACCGTCTGCTTCTAAGCTGGGTAGCGTCCAGCCCACCGGAATGGCACCAATGAGACTCCAGCTTTTCATAATGTCTCCAGCCTGGTTGTAGGTGGTGATCGTTACGTTGCGTCGCTTAATTTTGTCTTCGAAGACTTGGCTCAGCCATTCTGAAAAAGCAGCATTGTCTGTGACCCCTCGTTTGAGTGTGATATCTGAAAATCTAGTGTGTCCTAAGCTAATCCGTTGCTGATCGTTGACGCCCCCCTCGTGATGAACATCTTTCTCAATCTCAACACTGATGCCTGAACATTCAGAGAATGAACCCAGTTCGTCTCCATCGACTTCTATATGGAATCGATTGGTGGTGACAAAGTTCTCAACGTGATCTTTGTATTCAGCCATCTCATTGTCTTCCTGTGCTGGGGTTGCCGATTCTCTCTCGCTGGATTCTCAGATCTGAGTAGAGTTGCTCGTAGATACGATCGCACAATTGCTCAGCCAGCACCGCTTCATTCAGACAGCGTTCAGCCAACTGCGCTAGACGTTCGTGCTTGATAGACTCTTTCATACAGCCTCCTGGTAGCAGAATGACGGGGTTCTGCAGTGCATAAGGGTATGCTAGAGCGGCTTAAAAAGAACGAGAATAGCCTAAGGTCGCATTGTGACGCTTAGGGCACTCAATACTTTTCCCAACTGCGGATCAGCTTTTGTGCCTTGGGATAAGACGGGCTCGGTTCTTGGATTTGCTTGAGGGTTGCGATCGCATCTCGAAACTTGCCATTTCTGGCCAATTCTTTGGCAAGGGATAGACGACACCGATCAAGTTCCTGTTGAGATTTTTGATACTGCTCTGTACTGGATTGAACATCATCGCCTCTAGAGTGGCTGACGTAACCTGACGGTTGTGTCCTCTCTGTTCCTACGGCAGACAGTTGCGGACGGGAACGCCACTTCCTGAAATCAATCATCCTGCGAAGAGACTGAAAGCATCGTCTGGGTAGACTGACGAAAAGCATGCTGACAGATCTCCGACTCCGCCAAACATTTCGCACAAGGGCTCGGCCCGGAACTTTATTTTTATTGCGTACAATTGCCAAATCTGCCTGCTGAATGTGCGGCGTATTCTGCTGGCACAGGGTTTGGTCCAGTGGTTGCTCATCCATTGGATCGATAGTTTGGGCAACCGTTTGATCCGCTGGGTTGTGGATGGCTGAGTCTAAATACTGAACAATCGTCTCGTCAGCCCCCAAGCCAGGAGAAATCTTACCCTCAATCCTTCTCCCCTTTTGACTATTAGGCATATTGCTCTCTAAAATCGTCTGGGCTACTGTCTGATCGATAGGGAAATGAGCGATCGGGCTTGAGGTTTGAACAATTGTCTCATCCACTCTCAGAACTTGTGCCGAATCATCATTTTGATCGGCTGGATTATGGATGGCTACATCTAAATATTGAACAATCGTCTCATCCACTCCTAAGTCTTGAGCATCTTCGATCTCAAGGCTGTCACTGACCTTTTTATGATTCTCCAGTACGCTGCTTTCTGAGTATATTTGGGTCACTGTTTGATCGATTGGGGGAAAAGCGACTGAGTCTGAATATTGAACAATCGTTTCATCCACTCCTAAGTCTTGGGCAGCATTATCGCTATCGCTTAAGGTTGCGCTACGCTCTGACCAAGCACTCGGCAACACGAC carries:
- a CDS encoding phage tail protein, translated to MAEYKDHVENFVTTNRFHIEVDGDELGSFSECSGISVEIEKDVHHEGGVNDQQRISLGHTRFSDITLKRGVTDNAAFSEWLSQVFEDKIKRRNVTITTYNQAGDIMKSWSLIGAIPVGWTLPSLEADGNTVAVEELTLAFEGLKIGKKEAAKSGTNERDGKGYFATSAWE